Proteins encoded together in one Helicobacter pylori window:
- a CDS encoding DUF2018 family protein — protein sequence MRDYSELEIFEGNPLDKWNDIIFHASKKLSKKELERLLELLALLETFIEKEDLEEKFESFAKALRMDEELQQKIESRKTDIVIQSMANILSGNE from the coding sequence ATGAGAGATTACAGCGAGCTTGAAATTTTTGAGGGAAACCCCTTAGACAAGTGGAATGACATTATTTTTCATGCGAGTAAAAAGCTTTCTAAAAAAGAGCTAGAAAGGCTTTTAGAGCTTTTGGCTCTTTTAGAAACTTTTATAGAAAAAGAAGACTTGGAAGAAAAGTTTGAATCTTTCGCTAAAGCTTTAAGAATGGATGAAGAGTTGCAGCAGAAAATAGAAAGTAGAAAAACAGACATTGTGATCCAATCCATGGCGAATATTCTCAGCGGGAATGAATGA
- a CDS encoding DNA starvation/stationary phase protection protein → MKTFEILKHLQADAIVLFMKVHNFHWNVKGTDFFNVHKATEEIYEEFADMFDDLAERIAQLGHHPLVTLSEALKLTRVKEETKTSFHSKDIFKEILGDYKHLEKEFKELSNTAEKEGDKVTVTYADDQLAKLQKSIWMLEAHLA, encoded by the coding sequence ATGAAAACATTTGAAATTTTAAAACATTTGCAAGCGGATGCGATCGTGTTGTTTATGAAAGTGCATAACTTCCATTGGAATGTGAAAGGCACCGATTTTTTCAATGTGCATAAAGCCACTGAAGAAATTTATGAAGAATTTGCGGACATGTTTGATGATCTCGCTGAAAGGATCGCTCAATTAGGACACCACCCCTTAGTGACTTTATCTGAAGCGCTTAAACTCACTCGTGTTAAAGAAGAAACTAAAACGAGCTTCCACTCTAAAGACATCTTTAAAGAAATTCTAGGCGATTACAAACACCTAGAAAAAGAATTTAAAGAGCTTTCTAACACCGCTGAAAAAGAAGGCGATAAAGTCACCGTAACTTATGCGGACGATCAATTAGCCAAGTTGCAAAAATCCATTTGGATGCTAGAAGCCCATTTGGCTTAA